The Saxibacter everestensis genome has a window encoding:
- the carA gene encoding glutamine-hydrolyzing carbamoyl-phosphate synthase small subunit: MVSTATQATHPATLLLEDGRTFHGAGYGAIGSTVGEAVFVTAMTGYQETLTDPSYHRQVIIQTAPHIGNTGVNDEDDESSRFWAAGYVVRDAARRPSNWRSTETLDERLARQGIVGISGVDTRALTRHLRDRGVMRVGIFSGDAAMQPHAVLLEAVRGAAPMKGAQLAEEVSVGTSYIVPAKGTKKFTVAAIDLGIKTMTPAQLAERGVEVHVLPAATTPEQLRELGPDGVFFSNGPGDPATADRQVELLRSVLDDRMPFFGICFGNQLLGRALGYGTYKLRFGHRGINQPVLDRATGKVEVTSQNHGFAVDAPVDAPSTAPYDDGRYGMVEVSHVCLNDNVVEGLRCIDRPAFSVQYHPEAAAGPHDSRYLFDRFLDLMANAHDEEIH; encoded by the coding sequence ATCGTGAGTACCGCAACCCAAGCAACGCACCCCGCAACGCTCCTGCTCGAAGACGGACGTACCTTCCACGGAGCAGGCTACGGCGCGATCGGTTCGACAGTCGGTGAGGCTGTTTTCGTCACCGCCATGACCGGGTATCAGGAAACCCTGACCGATCCGTCGTACCACCGGCAGGTCATCATCCAGACCGCTCCGCACATCGGAAACACCGGAGTCAACGACGAGGACGACGAATCGTCCAGGTTCTGGGCCGCGGGCTACGTCGTCCGCGACGCCGCGCGCCGGCCGTCGAACTGGCGCTCAACCGAGACCCTGGACGAGCGCCTTGCCAGGCAGGGAATCGTCGGTATTTCCGGCGTCGACACCCGCGCTCTGACCCGGCACCTGCGCGACCGCGGCGTTATGCGGGTAGGGATTTTCTCCGGAGATGCCGCGATGCAGCCGCACGCCGTACTACTGGAAGCCGTGCGTGGCGCCGCCCCGATGAAGGGCGCCCAGCTGGCGGAGGAAGTCTCGGTCGGCACCTCGTACATCGTGCCGGCCAAGGGCACCAAAAAATTCACGGTTGCCGCCATCGACCTCGGGATCAAGACGATGACGCCCGCTCAGCTGGCCGAACGCGGAGTAGAAGTACATGTGCTTCCGGCCGCGACGACCCCTGAGCAGCTTCGCGAACTCGGCCCGGACGGCGTGTTCTTCTCCAACGGGCCCGGCGACCCGGCGACGGCCGACCGGCAGGTCGAGCTGCTGCGGTCCGTGCTGGATGACCGCATGCCGTTCTTCGGTATCTGCTTCGGCAATCAGCTGCTGGGCCGCGCGCTTGGCTACGGCACGTACAAGCTGCGGTTCGGGCACCGCGGTATCAACCAGCCGGTGCTCGACCGGGCGACCGGGAAGGTCGAGGTGACCTCGCAGAACCATGGCTTCGCGGTCGACGCCCCGGTCGACGCGCCGAGCACGGCGCCCTACGACGACGGCCGCTACGGCATGGTCGAGGTCAGCCATGTCTGCCTCAACGACAATGTCGTCGAGGGCCTGCGCTGCATCGACCGGCCGGCCTTCTCGGTGCAGTATCACCCCGAGGCCGCGGCCGGACCGCATGATTCCCGCTATCTGTTCGATCGTTTCCTCGATCTGATGGCCAACGCTCACGACGAGGAGATCCACTAA